The proteins below are encoded in one region of Rhodoluna lacicola:
- the hemL gene encoding glutamate-1-semialdehyde 2,1-aminomutase has protein sequence MTQNISNSITWHTRAQKVIPGGVSSPVRAFSAVGGNPRYFVRGKGSRIWDVDGNEYVDLVGSWGPMIVGHAHDYVVAKVTEAAALSASFGAPSPNEVLLAEEINKRVSIAERVRFVSSGTEAVMTAVRLARAATSRNVIVKFAGCYHGHSDALLVQAGSGVLTLGLPNSPGVTPGQAQDTVVLPYNDAAALEALFASRGHEIAAVITEPTPANMGVVPPINNFNLKIREVTSKHGSLMILDEVMTGFRVSSGGWWAMVNQTEGWIPDLLTFGKVIGGGYPVAAVAGKAQHMDLLAPLGSVYQAGTLSGNPVATAAGLATLELCDAALYATLYQRAKQVGEIISNALTTEGVAHQAQFGGNLFSFFFTDKRVTNFAEAQTQNTQAFNAFFHAMLENGVSLPPSAFEAWFVSGAHTDEDLAKISYAANIAAKRAAEATRS, from the coding sequence ATGACTCAGAACATTAGTAATTCGATTACTTGGCACACCCGCGCACAGAAGGTAATTCCTGGCGGAGTAAGCTCACCGGTTCGTGCATTTTCAGCCGTCGGTGGAAACCCTAGGTACTTTGTTCGAGGCAAGGGTTCTCGAATTTGGGATGTAGATGGAAACGAGTACGTAGACCTGGTTGGATCATGGGGCCCAATGATTGTTGGCCATGCTCACGATTACGTAGTTGCAAAAGTAACTGAGGCTGCAGCGCTCTCCGCATCATTTGGCGCACCGAGCCCTAACGAAGTCTTATTGGCTGAAGAAATAAACAAACGGGTTTCGATTGCAGAACGCGTGCGTTTTGTTTCATCGGGCACCGAGGCGGTCATGACTGCAGTCCGCCTAGCGAGAGCAGCAACAAGCAGGAATGTGATTGTTAAGTTTGCTGGTTGTTACCACGGACACAGTGATGCCCTTCTAGTCCAGGCAGGTTCAGGCGTACTAACCCTTGGTCTACCAAACTCTCCAGGCGTAACCCCCGGTCAAGCTCAAGACACTGTCGTTCTTCCTTACAACGACGCCGCAGCGCTAGAGGCATTATTTGCATCTCGTGGTCACGAAATTGCCGCGGTAATTACTGAACCAACACCGGCAAACATGGGCGTTGTTCCGCCAATCAACAATTTCAATCTCAAGATTCGCGAAGTGACAAGTAAGCACGGTTCACTGATGATTCTTGATGAAGTCATGACCGGCTTCAGAGTGTCATCTGGTGGTTGGTGGGCAATGGTCAACCAAACCGAGGGTTGGATTCCAGATCTCTTGACCTTCGGGAAAGTCATTGGTGGCGGGTACCCGGTTGCTGCGGTAGCCGGAAAAGCCCAGCACATGGACCTACTTGCTCCTCTTGGATCGGTGTACCAGGCTGGAACCTTGAGCGGAAACCCAGTTGCCACAGCAGCCGGTCTAGCAACTCTCGAATTATGCGACGCCGCTCTTTATGCAACTCTCTACCAGCGAGCAAAACAAGTTGGCGAAATAATTTCAAATGCGCTGACCACAGAAGGTGTAGCTCATCAGGCACAGTTTGGTGGCAACTTGTTCTCGTTCTTCTTTACAGATAAGCGAGTAACTAACTTTGCCGAAGCCCAGACACAAAACACACAGGCGTTCAACGCTTTCTTCCATGCGATGTTGGAAAACGGAGTTTCGCTACCACCATCTGCATTTGAAGCGTGGTTTGTATCCGGGGCTCACACCGATGAAGACCTTGCAAAGATCTCCTACGCAGCAAACATAGCTGCGAAGCGGGCTGCGGAAGCGACACGTTCTTAA
- the hemB gene encoding porphobilinogen synthase, whose translation MSLTERPRRLRASQAMRNLVAETVVLPSQLIYPTFIKENLAEPKPIKGLPGVFQNNEASLLAEVDRAINAAIGGIMLFGIPAERDELGTAACKPDGVLNKAVAAVRKRAGDKLVVVADLCLDEFTSHGHCGVLDGKGNVDNDATLITYGKMAVELAKAGAHMLGASGMMDGQVGYVRSELDKAGFTEVAILAYSAKYASAFYGPFRDAVESELQGDRRTYQQDPRNFKESIREVRLDLEQGADIVMVKPALAYLDVIHETSQSVDVPVAAYIVSGEMAMIEVAAEQGLIDRERAILEAVASVRRAGASVICTYWAFELAEMFYARKTL comes from the coding sequence ATGAGTTTGACTGAACGACCACGACGCTTGCGCGCCAGCCAGGCGATGCGAAACCTTGTTGCTGAAACCGTGGTCCTTCCAAGTCAGTTGATTTACCCAACCTTCATCAAGGAAAACCTCGCCGAGCCGAAACCCATCAAGGGGTTGCCTGGTGTTTTTCAAAACAATGAAGCTTCTCTTCTTGCCGAAGTGGATCGTGCAATTAATGCGGCCATTGGTGGCATCATGCTTTTTGGAATTCCTGCCGAACGAGACGAGCTTGGCACTGCGGCATGTAAGCCTGATGGAGTTTTGAACAAGGCTGTTGCAGCTGTGCGCAAACGCGCTGGAGACAAACTCGTTGTTGTGGCAGATCTCTGCCTAGACGAATTCACAAGTCATGGGCACTGTGGCGTGCTAGATGGTAAAGGCAACGTAGATAACGATGCCACACTGATTACTTACGGAAAAATGGCCGTGGAGCTTGCTAAAGCGGGGGCTCACATGTTGGGCGCAAGCGGAATGATGGACGGTCAGGTTGGCTACGTTCGCTCAGAGTTGGATAAAGCCGGCTTTACCGAAGTTGCAATTTTGGCCTATTCAGCTAAATATGCCAGCGCCTTCTATGGTCCTTTCAGAGATGCAGTTGAGTCAGAACTTCAAGGCGATCGCAGAACGTACCAGCAGGACCCGCGCAATTTCAAGGAATCAATCCGCGAAGTTCGTCTTGATCTAGAGCAAGGTGCCGACATCGTGATGGTTAAGCCCGCGCTCGCTTATCTAGATGTTATCCATGAGACTTCACAGAGCGTAGATGTTCCAGTTGCGGCCTACATCGTTTCCGGTGAAATGGCCATGATTGAGGTTGCCGCAGAGCAAGGGTTAATAGATCGCGAGCGAGCAATTCTTGAGGCAGTGGCATCCGTGAGACGTGCCGGCGCATCAGTCATCTGCACCTACTGGGCTTTCGAGCTCGCTGAAATGTTTTATGCACGAAAGACGCTTTAA